Proteins encoded in a region of the Paenibacillus sp. E222 genome:
- a CDS encoding stage V sporulation protein D, with the protein MKGSSVNLRRRLLWSLVILVLLFSALVIRLAYVQLGKGPELSAKAEESWRRNIPYSAKRGEILDRNGTSLAYNITTPTIMAIPAQVKEAETTARALAPLLGMTEEKVLATIKKRELIVRLQPGGRKITMEKAQHIRDLKLPGIVVAEDNKRFYPYDDLAAHILGFTGIDNQGLTGVEKKYDDKLNGLNGSVSYLSDAAGRLMPGSSEKYVEPKDGLNLKLTIDKSIQSIMERELDQAMVKFQANSALAIAMNPKTGEILGMASRPGYEPADYQQYPAEVYNRNLPIWMTYEPGSTFKIITLAAALEEKKVNLTQDQFYDPGFVEVGGARLRCWKKGGHGSQTFLQVVENSCNPGFVALGQRLGKESLFSYIKDFGFGTKTGIDLSGEASGILFKLSRVGPVELATTAFGQGVSVTPIQQVAAVSAAINGGKLYKPYVTKAWVHPETGEVMEEAKPELVRQVISEDTSKQVREALESVVAKGTGRPAFIDGYRVGGKTGTAQKVINGRYSSTEHIVSFIGFAPADDPQIVVYTAVDNPKGIQFGGVVAAPIVQNILEDALHYMNVPVRKDQVAKEYKYGETKIVTVPDLTGATVEDLYEDLNMNFMLVKSGSGKYVINQAPKPGARVDQGSTIRIYMGNVLNDIHDHTKEEGQEP; encoded by the coding sequence GTGAAGGGGTCAAGCGTAAATCTGCGCCGCAGGTTGTTATGGAGTTTAGTGATTTTAGTTCTGTTATTCTCAGCCTTGGTGATCAGGCTTGCTTATGTACAGTTAGGGAAAGGACCGGAACTATCTGCGAAAGCGGAAGAGTCTTGGCGGCGGAATATTCCTTATTCAGCCAAACGAGGAGAGATCCTGGATCGAAATGGAACCTCTCTCGCCTACAATATAACTACACCAACCATTATGGCGATTCCTGCCCAGGTGAAGGAAGCGGAGACCACAGCAAGAGCACTGGCTCCTTTGCTGGGTATGACCGAAGAGAAAGTGCTGGCAACCATCAAGAAAAGAGAACTAATTGTACGACTACAACCCGGTGGCCGCAAAATTACGATGGAGAAGGCTCAGCACATCCGTGATTTGAAGCTTCCGGGTATCGTTGTTGCTGAGGATAATAAACGCTTTTATCCTTATGATGATCTGGCGGCTCATATTCTTGGTTTTACGGGCATTGATAATCAGGGATTAACGGGTGTAGAGAAAAAGTATGATGATAAACTGAACGGTTTGAATGGCAGTGTGTCCTACTTGTCCGATGCGGCCGGAAGGCTTATGCCGGGCTCATCTGAGAAGTATGTGGAACCAAAGGATGGTCTGAACCTGAAGCTGACTATTGATAAATCGATTCAGTCCATCATGGAGCGGGAGCTGGATCAGGCTATGGTCAAGTTCCAGGCCAACTCGGCGCTTGCCATTGCAATGAACCCTAAGACGGGTGAAATTCTTGGCATGGCCAGTAGACCCGGATATGAACCAGCCGATTATCAGCAATATCCGGCCGAAGTATACAACCGGAATTTACCGATCTGGATGACGTACGAACCAGGTTCAACGTTTAAAATTATTACGCTCGCAGCAGCGCTTGAAGAGAAAAAAGTAAATCTGACGCAGGATCAGTTCTATGATCCCGGATTTGTTGAAGTTGGTGGCGCTCGCCTGCGCTGCTGGAAAAAGGGCGGCCATGGAAGTCAGACCTTCCTGCAAGTTGTGGAGAACTCTTGCAACCCTGGATTTGTTGCACTGGGTCAGAGACTGGGCAAAGAATCATTATTCTCCTATATTAAAGACTTCGGATTCGGTACCAAAACAGGCATCGATCTGAGTGGTGAGGCAAGCGGAATTCTGTTCAAACTGTCACGGGTCGGACCTGTGGAGCTTGCGACCACTGCTTTTGGTCAAGGGGTATCCGTTACGCCGATTCAGCAAGTAGCGGCTGTGTCAGCAGCTATTAATGGTGGTAAACTATACAAGCCATATGTTACAAAGGCTTGGGTTCATCCCGAAACGGGTGAAGTGATGGAAGAGGCCAAGCCGGAACTGGTTCGACAAGTCATCTCGGAAGATACGTCCAAGCAAGTACGTGAAGCACTTGAGAGTGTTGTTGCCAAGGGTACGGGACGTCCGGCGTTTATTGATGGATACCGGGTTGGCGGCAAAACGGGTACAGCCCAGAAAGTAATCAATGGACGTTATTCCTCAACTGAGCATATTGTATCCTTTATCGGTTTTGCTCCGGCGGATGACCCGCAGATTGTGGTGTATACGGCGGTGGATAACCCGAAGGGAATTCAGTTCGGCGGCGTGGTTGCCGCACCGATCGTACAGAACATTCTGGAGGATGCGCTGCATTATATGAATGTTCCGGTTAGGAAGGATCAGGTAGCCAAAGAATACAAGTATGGAGAAACCAAAATCGTGACGGTTCCCGATCTGACAGGAGCTACGGTCGAAGACCTGTATGAGGATCTGAATATGAACTTTATGCTTGTCAAATCCGGTAGCGGAAAATATGTCATTAACCAGGCTCCAAAACCAGGAGCTAGGGTTGATCAGGGTTCTACCATACGCATCTATATGGGTAATGTTCTGAATGATATTCATGATCACACCAAGGAGGAAGGACAAGAGCCCTGA
- a CDS encoding UDP-N-acetylmuramoyl-L-alanyl-D-glutamate--2,6-diaminopimelate ligase has protein sequence MLLKQLSSMLTTARIIGEPNTECQNLQTDSRQVQPGDLFICLPGHTVDGHDYAEKAVNAGAVALVVERELDLPVPQLLVKDSRFAMAVLADSFFDSPSRKMNMIGVTGTNGKTTTTYLIEKIMSDFGQKTGLIGTIQMRYDGRTYPMSGTTPEALDLQRSLNDMVQAGTDCCVMEVSSHALEQGRVKGTEFRTAVFTNLTQDHLDYHHSMEEYRGAKGLFFARLGNGYTTDASKRKFAVINADDPAAAYFISVTAAEVITYGMEENADVRASQISITSQGTSFHVDTFRGSTDIRLRMVGKFNVYNAMAAIAAALVEDIPLEEIKRSLETVPGVDGRVEAVDEGQSFAVIVDYAHTPDGLENVLRTVKEFAEGRVICVFGCGGDRDRTKRPLMGKIAAKYSDIVFVTSDNPRTEDPDLILKDIEQGLIEDAIQPDRYTMIVDRRQAIHEAIEMASPADVVLIAGKGHETYQIIGTTKTDFDDRIIAKEAIRGKSN, from the coding sequence GTGCTTTTAAAACAACTTTCATCAATGCTGACAACCGCCCGTATCATTGGCGAACCAAATACAGAATGTCAAAACCTACAGACAGATTCTCGCCAGGTACAACCGGGAGATCTGTTTATCTGTCTTCCAGGGCATACGGTTGACGGACATGACTATGCTGAGAAGGCCGTAAATGCTGGAGCTGTCGCTCTGGTTGTGGAACGAGAGCTTGATCTGCCTGTTCCGCAGCTGCTCGTAAAAGACAGCCGTTTCGCTATGGCTGTACTGGCGGATTCCTTTTTTGACTCACCAAGCCGCAAGATGAATATGATTGGTGTAACGGGAACCAACGGAAAAACAACGACTACCTATTTAATTGAAAAAATCATGAGTGACTTTGGTCAAAAAACAGGATTAATCGGAACTATTCAAATGCGCTACGATGGGCGCACGTACCCGATGTCAGGCACTACACCGGAAGCACTTGATCTACAGCGCAGTCTGAACGACATGGTCCAAGCGGGCACGGACTGTTGTGTTATGGAAGTTTCCTCCCACGCTTTGGAGCAAGGTCGGGTGAAGGGAACGGAATTCCGTACGGCTGTATTTACCAATTTGACGCAGGATCATCTGGATTATCATCATTCCATGGAGGAATATCGGGGAGCCAAAGGACTGTTCTTTGCACGGTTGGGTAACGGATATACCACGGATGCTTCTAAGCGCAAATTTGCAGTGATCAACGCAGATGATCCCGCTGCTGCTTATTTTATATCTGTAACGGCAGCTGAAGTCATTACATATGGCATGGAGGAAAATGCGGATGTACGCGCATCCCAAATTTCAATTACCTCGCAAGGTACTTCTTTCCATGTAGATACTTTCAGAGGCAGCACGGATATTCGTTTACGCATGGTAGGCAAATTCAATGTGTACAACGCAATGGCTGCCATAGCTGCTGCTCTGGTAGAAGACATTCCGCTGGAGGAGATCAAACGTAGCTTGGAGACGGTACCCGGCGTAGATGGACGTGTTGAGGCTGTTGACGAAGGACAGTCGTTTGCTGTCATTGTTGACTACGCTCATACTCCAGATGGCTTGGAGAATGTATTGCGGACTGTGAAAGAATTTGCTGAAGGACGTGTGATCTGCGTATTTGGATGTGGTGGTGACCGAGATCGCACGAAGCGGCCTCTAATGGGCAAAATTGCAGCGAAGTATAGCGATATCGTATTTGTTACTTCCGACAATCCGCGGACAGAAGATCCCGATCTGATTCTCAAGGATATTGAACAAGGCCTGATTGAAGATGCCATTCAACCTGATCGTTATACGATGATCGTGGATCGGCGCCAGGCGATTCATGAAGCTATTGAAATGGCAAGCCCTGCCGATGTAGTATTGATTGCGGGCAAGGGGCATGAGACCTATCAAATTATCGGCACAACCAAGACGGACTTTGACGATCGGATCATAGCGAAAGAAGCGATAAGGGGCAAATCCAATTGA
- the murF gene encoding UDP-N-acetylmuramoyl-tripeptide--D-alanyl-D-alanine ligase codes for MKRTLAQVAEMCGGTLTDVAAYGDVGVEGVFTDSRKPVLGSLFIPLVGERFDGHEFVQTCVEKGAAGALWQNDHGTAPQGAVIIVEDTLVALQELASSYLRENKASVVGITGSNGKTTTKDIVDAILSTTFKVHKTQGNFNNHIGLPLTVLSMEPDTEIVILEMGMSGRREIEELSLIAQPDVAIITNIGESHLLQLGSRLEIARAKVEIAAGMKPGGLLIYNGDEPLIEQVLAEPETKLPERLQRYTFGLQTDNDDYPTGMMNAKSGVAFTTKQSGEGALTLPLLGTHNVVNCLAALAVARHFGVAAEQIAAGLSRLKLTGMRIEIINGVSGLTMLNDAYNASPTSMRAAVDVLEGLKGYRIKVAVLGDMLELGPQEHELHREIGEYITPDKMNMVLAYGPLSASIAEGARQNMPAEAVHTFESKEELTRYLLEHLHSRDVVLFKASRGMKLEDVVEALKIAPLQNRVD; via the coding sequence ATAAAAAGAACATTGGCACAAGTGGCCGAGATGTGTGGAGGAACACTAACTGACGTTGCTGCTTATGGTGATGTTGGTGTTGAAGGTGTATTTACAGATTCGCGTAAGCCCGTTCTAGGCAGTCTCTTTATCCCGCTTGTTGGCGAAAGGTTTGACGGACATGAATTTGTGCAAACCTGTGTAGAGAAGGGCGCTGCTGGGGCATTATGGCAAAATGATCATGGAACTGCACCTCAAGGTGCTGTGATTATTGTGGAGGATACCCTGGTTGCATTACAGGAGCTTGCGTCCTCCTATTTAAGAGAAAATAAGGCCTCCGTTGTAGGCATTACTGGCAGCAATGGTAAAACAACAACAAAGGACATTGTGGATGCCATACTGTCTACTACGTTCAAAGTGCATAAGACCCAAGGCAACTTCAATAATCATATTGGTTTGCCGCTTACCGTACTTAGTATGGAACCGGACACAGAGATCGTAATTCTGGAGATGGGCATGAGCGGCCGACGGGAGATTGAAGAATTATCTCTAATCGCCCAGCCGGATGTCGCAATCATCACGAATATTGGTGAATCCCATCTACTTCAACTGGGCTCCCGATTGGAGATCGCTAGGGCAAAAGTTGAAATTGCTGCTGGCATGAAACCAGGCGGATTGTTGATATACAACGGCGACGAACCGTTGATTGAGCAGGTTCTGGCAGAGCCAGAGACTAAGCTGCCTGAAAGACTTCAGCGGTATACATTTGGCTTACAGACGGATAACGATGATTATCCTACTGGAATGATGAATGCAAAGAGCGGGGTCGCGTTTACCACCAAGCAGTCTGGAGAGGGCGCTCTTACACTGCCATTATTGGGTACACATAATGTGGTCAACTGTCTTGCTGCATTAGCGGTTGCCCGTCATTTTGGAGTGGCTGCTGAACAGATTGCAGCAGGACTGTCACGTCTGAAATTAACCGGCATGCGCATCGAGATTATTAACGGTGTCAGTGGTTTGACCATGCTCAATGATGCTTACAACGCTAGTCCAACCTCCATGAGAGCCGCTGTGGATGTACTGGAGGGCCTCAAAGGGTACCGGATCAAAGTAGCCGTGCTCGGTGATATGCTAGAACTGGGTCCTCAGGAGCATGAGCTCCATCGGGAAATCGGTGAATATATCACACCCGACAAAATGAATATGGTGCTGGCTTATGGCCCTTTATCTGCGAGTATCGCAGAAGGAGCAAGACAAAACATGCCAGCAGAAGCCGTACACACTTTTGAGAGCAAGGAAGAATTGACCCGATATCTACTGGAGCATCTCCATTCCAGAGATGTTGTCTTGTTTAAGGCCTCCCGGGGCATGAAGCTGGAGGATGTGGTCGAAGCGCTAAAAATAGCTCCATTACAGAATAGAGTAGACTAG
- the mraY gene encoding phospho-N-acetylmuramoyl-pentapeptide-transferase — MDFQVLLLTIGVSFILAVIAAPLLIPLLRRMKFGQQVREDGPQSHLKKSGTPTMGGVVILLAFTLAFLKFSAVKNTDFYVLLVATLGFGLIGFLDDYIKIVFKRSLGLTARQKMIGQLFFSAVMCYLLIQNGHSTAISIPGTSVSFDWTGWFYYPFVVFMMLAITNAVNFTDGLDGLLSGVSAIAFGAFAIVAMQATSMPAAVCAAAMIGAVLGFLVYNAHPAKVFMGDTGSLGIGGAIGAVAIVTKTELLFVIIGGIFVIEILSVIIQVVSFKTRGKRVFKMSPIHHHFELSGWSEWRVVITFWAVGAILAALGLYLNKGL, encoded by the coding sequence ATGGATTTTCAGGTATTACTGTTAACAATCGGTGTTTCATTTATTTTGGCGGTGATTGCTGCACCGCTCTTGATTCCGTTGCTGCGTCGAATGAAGTTCGGACAGCAGGTTCGGGAAGATGGGCCACAGAGCCATCTGAAAAAAAGCGGAACACCTACAATGGGCGGAGTAGTTATTTTACTCGCGTTCACATTGGCCTTTTTGAAATTTTCAGCTGTCAAAAATACGGACTTCTACGTCCTGCTGGTGGCTACACTCGGCTTCGGCCTGATCGGTTTTCTGGATGACTACATCAAGATTGTATTCAAACGTTCACTGGGGCTGACAGCTAGACAAAAGATGATTGGTCAGTTGTTCTTCAGTGCCGTGATGTGTTACTTGCTGATCCAGAATGGACACAGCACAGCCATATCGATTCCAGGTACATCAGTCTCCTTCGACTGGACGGGATGGTTCTACTATCCGTTTGTAGTTTTCATGATGCTTGCCATCACGAATGCAGTTAACTTTACCGACGGTCTGGACGGCTTGCTGTCCGGCGTGAGCGCCATCGCATTTGGAGCATTTGCCATTGTAGCGATGCAGGCAACATCCATGCCAGCAGCGGTATGTGCGGCGGCGATGATTGGTGCGGTACTGGGATTCCTGGTATATAACGCACACCCGGCCAAAGTATTTATGGGAGATACAGGCTCACTCGGCATTGGTGGTGCGATTGGTGCCGTTGCTATTGTGACGAAGACAGAACTTCTTTTTGTCATCATTGGCGGTATTTTCGTCATCGAAATCCTGTCCGTCATTATTCAAGTGGTATCATTCAAAACTCGTGGCAAACGCGTATTCAAAATGAGCCCGATTCATCATCACTTTGAATTGAGTGGCTGGTCGGAATGGCGAGTTGTCATTACTTTTTGGGCGGTAGGTGCCATTTTGGCCGCTCTTGGACTTTATCTCAACAAGGGGTTGTAA
- the murD gene encoding UDP-N-acetylmuramoyl-L-alanine--D-glutamate ligase translates to MNHPESYRGQQVVVLGLAKSGVQVAKVLDRAGAIVTVNDKKEREQCPEASELEALGISVVCGGHPDDLIHRDVKLVVKNPGIPYQAPPVQQALALGIEVVTEVEVAYHLCAAPMIGITGSNGKTTTTTWVGNMLELAGLKPIVAGNIGTPLCEAAEQASADNWMVVELSSFQLKGTSDFRPRIASLLNVAETHLDYHGDMDDYVASKAKIFSNQQPEDVAILNWDDPVCRGLVPYIKARLLPFSLTEKLEAGVYADPPYVDGQEDDVKRQVIYADDQGNRHVIIDVEDIGIPGRFNVGNALAAVAIAVSAGADPSVLAAPLADFKGVEHRLEYVLEHNGAGYYNNSKATNSKATVMALNSFKEPVVLIAGGLDRGSDMMELLPLFQERVKAVVALGETREKIAKVAELAGLKQIKVVDNEEDAARTLTAAVQEASQFAAPGDVVLLSPACASWDMFASYEERGRIFKEAAHNL, encoded by the coding sequence ATGAATCATCCTGAATCATATCGTGGGCAACAAGTGGTCGTGCTTGGACTGGCCAAGAGCGGCGTGCAGGTCGCCAAAGTGCTGGATCGTGCCGGCGCAATCGTTACAGTTAATGATAAAAAAGAGAGAGAACAGTGTCCCGAAGCATCCGAATTGGAGGCTTTGGGAATTTCTGTTGTATGCGGGGGACATCCGGACGATCTGATTCATCGTGATGTGAAGCTTGTAGTCAAAAATCCGGGCATACCTTATCAGGCGCCTCCTGTGCAGCAGGCACTCGCCTTAGGCATAGAAGTGGTGACTGAGGTGGAAGTGGCATATCATCTATGCGCTGCACCTATGATCGGGATTACTGGCTCTAACGGAAAAACGACCACAACAACGTGGGTAGGCAACATGTTGGAGCTTGCCGGTTTGAAACCTATCGTTGCCGGTAATATTGGAACGCCTTTGTGTGAGGCGGCAGAGCAGGCTTCTGCGGATAACTGGATGGTGGTGGAGCTTAGCAGTTTCCAACTGAAAGGCACATCCGATTTCCGTCCGCGCATTGCCAGTTTGCTAAATGTGGCGGAGACTCATTTGGATTACCATGGGGACATGGATGATTATGTGGCTTCCAAAGCAAAAATATTCTCCAACCAGCAACCGGAGGATGTCGCTATCCTGAACTGGGATGATCCGGTATGCCGCGGACTGGTTCCTTATATTAAAGCAAGACTGCTCCCATTCTCACTGACAGAGAAGCTTGAAGCAGGAGTATACGCTGATCCTCCATACGTGGATGGGCAAGAGGATGATGTGAAGCGCCAGGTGATCTATGCAGACGATCAGGGTAACCGTCACGTCATTATTGATGTGGAAGACATCGGAATCCCAGGACGGTTCAATGTGGGAAATGCATTGGCAGCAGTAGCTATTGCTGTGTCCGCTGGAGCCGACCCCTCTGTGCTTGCTGCGCCTCTGGCTGACTTCAAGGGGGTTGAACACCGGCTTGAGTATGTACTTGAACATAATGGAGCGGGCTATTACAACAATTCCAAAGCGACGAACTCCAAAGCAACTGTAATGGCATTAAACTCCTTCAAGGAACCGGTGGTGCTCATTGCGGGCGGACTGGATCGTGGTTCAGATATGATGGAATTGCTGCCGTTGTTCCAGGAGCGGGTGAAAGCTGTGGTTGCTCTTGGAGAGACACGAGAGAAAATTGCCAAGGTCGCGGAACTGGCGGGATTAAAGCAAATTAAGGTCGTCGATAATGAGGAGGACGCTGCCCGAACGTTAACCGCTGCCGTGCAGGAAGCTTCACAGTTTGCAGCTCCAGGTGATGTGGTTTTGTTATCACCGGCGTGTGCAAGCTGGGACATGTTTGCTTCCTATGAAGAGCGGGGACGCATTTTTAAAGAGGCGGCGCATAACTTGTAA
- the spoVE gene encoding stage V sporulation protein E yields MKQTRPAPDLWLLICILALLAIGIIMVYSAGSVLAFHDYGDSFYFVKRQLLFAGLGLAAMFVTANVDYRVWRKYAKPILIACFIMLIAVLIPGIGVVRGGARSWLGIGSFGIQPSEFMKLGMILFLAHWLSKEPGKIKTFTTGLLPPLGLIGLAFGIIMLQPDLGTGTVMLGASMLIIFTAGARMKHLLLLALGGVAGFAALIAAAPYRLQRITAFLDPWSDPLGAGYQIIQSLYAIGPGGLAGLGLGMSRQKYSYVPEPQTDFIFSILAEELGFIGGMIVLLLFLVLVWRGMRVAMTVPDAFGSLLGVGIVGMVAVQVIINIGVVIGLMPVTGITLPLISYGGSSLTLMLTALGILLNLSRYAR; encoded by the coding sequence ATGAAACAGACGCGACCGGCGCCGGATCTCTGGCTCCTAATTTGTATTCTGGCATTGCTTGCCATCGGCATTATTATGGTATACAGTGCGGGCTCGGTGCTTGCTTTTCATGACTACGGTGATTCATTTTACTTTGTCAAAAGACAGCTGCTGTTCGCCGGACTTGGACTTGCTGCCATGTTTGTTACGGCAAATGTGGACTACCGGGTCTGGAGAAAGTATGCCAAGCCTATACTGATCGCCTGTTTTATCATGCTGATTGCGGTGCTGATTCCTGGCATCGGAGTGGTTCGTGGAGGGGCACGAAGCTGGTTGGGTATTGGCTCATTCGGCATACAACCTTCAGAATTCATGAAACTGGGCATGATCCTGTTTCTGGCTCACTGGTTAAGCAAGGAACCCGGCAAAATCAAAACGTTCACGACGGGGCTTCTGCCACCGCTCGGCTTGATTGGTTTGGCCTTTGGCATTATTATGCTTCAGCCCGATTTAGGGACAGGCACAGTAATGCTGGGTGCATCAATGCTGATTATTTTCACAGCAGGAGCACGGATGAAGCATCTCTTGCTTCTTGCTCTAGGCGGTGTAGCGGGATTTGCCGCGTTGATTGCGGCAGCTCCTTACAGATTGCAGCGAATAACGGCTTTTTTGGACCCGTGGTCTGATCCGCTTGGTGCCGGATATCAAATTATTCAATCTTTATATGCGATCGGCCCGGGAGGACTTGCAGGCTTGGGGCTGGGTATGAGTCGACAAAAATACAGCTACGTACCCGAGCCGCAAACAGATTTTATTTTTTCCATTTTGGCAGAAGAGCTTGGCTTCATTGGTGGAATGATTGTATTATTGCTGTTCCTGGTCCTGGTGTGGAGAGGGATGCGCGTAGCGATGACGGTACCGGATGCTTTTGGCAGCCTTCTGGGCGTAGGCATTGTGGGTATGGTGGCTGTGCAGGTCATTATCAACATTGGCGTCGTGATTGGGCTTATGCCGGTTACGGGGATTACACTCCCACTCATCAGTTATGGTGGTTCATCTCTGACCTTGATGTTGACAGCGTTAGGCATATTATTGAACTTATCCCGTTATGCGAGGTGA
- the murG gene encoding undecaprenyldiphospho-muramoylpentapeptide beta-N-acetylglucosaminyltransferase, giving the protein MRVVLSGGGTGGHIYPAVAIARQCEAENPDSTFLYIGGTRGLESKLVPQENIPFQSIDITGFRRKLSFDNVKTVMRFLQGVRKAKKMLKEFKPDVVIGTGGYVCGPVVYAAAKLGIPSVIHEQNAIPGLTNKFLTRYVDTVAVSFEGSEKAFSGAKKVVYTGNPRATTVAQASRDRGFATLGVPMDSRVVLVVGGSRGAKAINKAMVDMAPMLAKLEDVHVVYVTGDSYFDETREAIRSSLGTMPNHLHVLPYVHNMPEVLACTSLIVNRAGASFLAEITSLGIPSILIPSPNVTNNHQEANARTLEGGGASLTMLEKDLTGQALYQAIAGIMNDEAARKRMAEASRKLGKPDAAEVLVSEIRRLAVGR; this is encoded by the coding sequence ATGCGAGTCGTTCTAAGCGGTGGCGGTACCGGTGGACATATTTATCCGGCCGTTGCTATAGCAAGACAATGTGAGGCGGAGAACCCCGACTCGACATTTTTATATATTGGTGGTACCCGTGGACTGGAAAGCAAACTGGTGCCACAAGAGAATATTCCGTTTCAATCGATTGATATTACAGGTTTTCGCCGGAAATTGTCCTTTGACAACGTGAAGACTGTGATGAGATTTCTGCAAGGTGTGCGCAAAGCTAAGAAAATGCTCAAGGAATTCAAACCCGATGTTGTCATCGGTACGGGGGGCTATGTGTGTGGGCCTGTTGTATATGCAGCAGCCAAACTTGGTATTCCAAGCGTTATTCATGAGCAGAATGCCATTCCCGGGTTAACGAACAAGTTCCTTACCCGGTATGTAGATACGGTAGCGGTTAGTTTTGAGGGTTCGGAGAAAGCATTCTCTGGAGCCAAAAAAGTCGTGTATACCGGTAATCCAAGAGCTACAACGGTAGCTCAAGCCAGCCGCGATCGTGGATTTGCGACATTGGGTGTGCCCATGGACAGCCGAGTAGTTCTTGTGGTTGGTGGCAGCCGTGGTGCGAAAGCCATTAATAAAGCCATGGTGGATATGGCACCGATGCTGGCCAAGCTTGAAGATGTGCACGTGGTCTACGTGACTGGTGATTCTTATTTTGATGAAACGCGTGAAGCGATCCGCAGTTCCCTTGGAACGATGCCAAATCATCTGCATGTGCTGCCTTACGTACACAACATGCCTGAGGTTCTTGCATGCACGTCGCTGATCGTAAATCGTGCAGGGGCATCATTCCTTGCCGAGATTACATCTCTCGGTATTCCATCTATCCTGATTCCGTCACCTAACGTGACGAATAATCATCAGGAGGCGAATGCTCGTACACTTGAGGGTGGCGGTGCATCCCTTACGATGCTGGAGAAGGATCTGACAGGCCAGGCGCTATATCAAGCGATTGCTGGAATTATGAATGACGAAGCGGCTCGTAAAAGGATGGCTGAAGCCTCCCGGAAACTGGGGAAACCCGATGCAGCCGAGGTGCTTGTGAGCGAGATTCGGCGTCTTGCTGTAGGGCGTTAA
- the murB gene encoding UDP-N-acetylmuramate dehydrogenase, which translates to MQQWISLLSQNNVGKVLENEPLAKYTTWKIGGPADALIIPENKEQMVNLIQLLHKHQIPWMQLGRGSNMLVADKGIRGVVVKPGEGFDYAEFHEGGVTAGAAHSFVKLSVVAAKKEWTGLEFGSGIPGTVGGAVYMNAGAHGSDVSRIFQSAEIVLETGELVRYSKEDMEFAYRHSVLHDRRGIVLEATFALQQGERKVISESMAAYKDRRRRTQPLQMACAGSVFRNPPGDHAARLIEAAGLKGMTQGGAQVSTMHANFIVNTGQATAEDVITLMQQIQNTISSQNGINLVPEVFVVGER; encoded by the coding sequence ATGCAGCAGTGGATATCGTTACTATCCCAGAACAATGTCGGCAAAGTTCTTGAAAACGAGCCGCTAGCCAAATACACCACATGGAAGATCGGCGGTCCTGCAGATGCGCTGATCATACCGGAAAACAAGGAGCAGATGGTCAATCTCATCCAATTGCTGCACAAGCATCAGATCCCATGGATGCAGCTTGGACGGGGTTCAAACATGCTGGTCGCTGACAAGGGAATACGTGGAGTTGTCGTGAAACCGGGAGAAGGCTTTGATTATGCCGAGTTTCACGAGGGCGGGGTAACCGCCGGAGCAGCACATTCCTTTGTTAAACTCAGCGTTGTTGCTGCAAAGAAAGAGTGGACCGGTTTGGAATTTGGCAGCGGCATCCCCGGAACGGTCGGCGGAGCCGTATATATGAATGCTGGTGCCCATGGATCGGATGTGTCACGGATATTTCAATCCGCTGAGATTGTACTGGAGACAGGGGAATTGGTACGTTACAGCAAGGAGGACATGGAATTTGCCTATCGCCACTCTGTTCTGCATGACCGGAGAGGCATCGTGCTGGAAGCTACATTTGCACTCCAGCAAGGAGAACGCAAAGTCATTTCGGAATCGATGGCGGCTTATAAAGACCGTAGACGCCGTACACAGCCACTGCAGATGGCGTGTGCTGGCAGCGTGTTCCGGAATCCACCTGGTGATCATGCCGCCCGCCTGATTGAAGCAGCGGGGTTAAAGGGTATGACACAGGGAGGTGCACAGGTATCCACCATGCATGCCAATTTCATTGTCAATACAGGCCAAGCAACAGCAGAGGACGTTATCACCCTAATGCAGCAGATTCAGAACACTATATCATCTCAAAACGGTATTAACCTGGTACCGGAAGTCTTCGTAGTGGGTGAACGGTAA